From Plectropomus leopardus isolate mb chromosome 17, YSFRI_Pleo_2.0, whole genome shotgun sequence, a single genomic window includes:
- the LOC121956945 gene encoding LOW QUALITY PROTEIN: 3-mercaptopyruvate sulfurtransferase-like (The sequence of the model RefSeq protein was modified relative to this genomic sequence to represent the inferred CDS: deleted 2 bases in 1 codon), with translation MAAQTRALVSAQWLADAVRNNLVGPKLRILDSSWYLPKTKRDPRAEFAQKHIPGASFFDIDDCCDKSSALDHMLPTATHFSQYVGDLGIGNDTHVVVYDTSDFGSFGAPRVWWMFRLFGHGLVSVLDGGMKNWLAGGFPVTAEYCKPDFREFKADLNQPWVKSYEDMLDNIATKKVQVVDARSAGRFRGVEPEPRDDTLPGHFPGAINMPFTSFMDASGKELGTEDLSNLFREAGVDLEQPLWATCGSGVTACHVALAAHLLGHPGVCVYDGSWSEWFKRAAPEHILSEGEGKKV, from the exons ATGGCGGCTCAGACCCGGGCTCTGGTGTCGGCTCAGTGGCTGGCAGATGCTGTCAGAAACAACCTCGTCGGACCAAAGCTCCGTATTCTGGACTCCTCCTGGTACCTCCCGAAAACCAAGCGGGACCCGAGAGCTGAATTTGCGCAGAAACACATACCGGGCGCGTCTTTTTTTGACATCGACGACTGCTGTGACAAGTCCTCTGCGCTGGACCACATGCTGCCCACTGCCACCCACTTCTCCCAGTATGTGGGGGATCTGGGCATCGGTAACGACACGCACGTCGTGGTTTATGACACCAGCGACTTCGGGTCTTTCGGCGCGCCCCGGGTCTGGTGGATGTTCCGGTTGTTCGGTCACGGTTTGGTGTCGGTGCTGGACGGAGGTATGAAGAACTGGCTGGCTGGAGGCTTCCCGGTGACAGCT GAGTACTGCAAGCCGGACTTCCGAGAGTTTAAAGCGGATTTGAATCAGCCCTGGGTCAAGAGTTATGAAGACATGCTGGACAACATCGCGACCAAGAAGGTCCAGGTGGTGGACGCCAGGTCAGCAGGGAGGTTCAGGGGCGTTGAACCGGAGCCCAGAGACG ACACGCTGCCGGGACATTTCCCCGGCGCCATCAACATGCCGTTCACGTCTTTCATGGACGCCTCTGGAAAGGAGCTGGGAACTGAGGACCTGTCCAACCTGTTCAGAGAGGCCGGGGTGGACCTGGAGCAGCCGCTCTGGGCCACCTGTGGCTCCGGTGTTACCGCGTGTCACGTGGCTCTGGCCGCTCACCTGCTCGGGCACCCTGGGGTGTGTGTTTATGACGGCTCCTGGTCCGAGTGGTTTAAGAGGGCGGCTCCGGAGCATATCCTCTCAGAGGGAGAGGGGAAGAAGGTGTGA
- the mief1 gene encoding mitochondrial dynamics protein MID51, translated as MAGVNGDRKGKKDDNGIGTAIDFMLSNAKLVLGVGGAAMLGIATLAVKRMYDRAISAPTSPTGMEPTGKRSWEEPAWMGSSPRVLNHDMKSTVSRSLQSLPTSSHAFEPDCLRRALGRAAVGGSGATQSDLQRARMRLSLQEHLWGFYQNNVNIPTEEQAQARRAALDICAELRVFLHAKLPDMPLREMYLSGSLYDDLQVVTADHAQLMVPLILEKNLWSSIPGEDTIMNVPGFWLVRRENLEYFPRNSSYWDRCMVGGYLSPKSVLEVFDKLVAGSINWPAIGSVLDYIIRPVVPSETLTLEVQYETNRKLYVDFLPLLVMEDGTSLIAKPHRLAAERHENLWRQSFRVAETARLRALDQEDGGCRCACLKLAKAVCKLNPALNRLNASQLTNAILLLCEKEGDWTQDALADRFLQLLRALVGHLEAGRLPCALSPKVNLFCELTAQEVDELGYTLYCALSDPEGLLRTAVAQPSDP; from the exons ATGGCGGGCGTGAATGGAGACCGTAAAGGGAAGAAAGATGACAATGGGATCGGCACAGCCATCGACTTCATGCTTTCCAACGCCAAGCTGGTGCTGGGAGTGGGAGGGGCAGCCATGCTCGGCATTGCGACACTTGCTGTCAAAAGA ATGTATGACCGTGCCATAAGCGCTCCCACCAGCCCCACCGGCATGGAGCCCACAGGAAAGAGAAGCTGGGAGGAGCCGGCCTGGATGGGCTCGTCGCCTCGAGTACTGAACCATGACATGAAGTCCACAGTTAGCAGGTCTCTGCAGTCTCTGCCCACATCCTCACATGCGTTTGAACCAG ACTGTCTGCGGAGGGCGCTGGGTCGAGCAGCTGTGGGAGGCAGCGGCGCCACTCAGTCAGACCTGCAGCGGGCCCGAATGCGTCTGTCCCTGCAGGAGCATCTGTGGGGCTTCTACCAAAATAATGTGAACATCCCGACAGAGGAGCAGGCTCAGGCTCGGAGGGCAGCGCTGGACATCTGCGCTGAGCTCAGAGTGTTTCTTCACGCCAAACTGCCCGACATGCCGCTCAGAGAGATGTACCTGAGCGGCAGTCTGTATGATGACCTGCAG GTGGTGACAGCGGACCACGCTCAGCTCATGGTGCCTCTTATCTTGGAGAAGAACCTGTGGTCGTCCATCCCCGGGGAGGACACCATCATGAATGTCCCGGGTTTCTGGCTCGTCCGCAGGGAGAATTTGGAGTATTTCCCGCGGAACAGCAGCTACTGGGACCGCTGCATGGTCGGAGGCTACCTGTCCCCTAAATCAGTCCTCGAGGTCTTTGACAAGCTAGTGGCGGGCTCCATCAACTGGCCAGCTATAGGGAGCGTCCTCGACTACATCATTCGTCCTGTGGTTCCCTCAGAGACACTGACTCTGGAGGTGCAGTACGAGACAAACCGTAAACTATATGTGGACTTTTTACCGTTACTTGTCATGGAGGATGGAACCTCGCTGATCGCCAAACCGCATCGACTTGCTGCAGAGCGCCATGAAAACCTGTGGCGGCAGAGCTTCCGGGTGGCAGAGACGGCGCGACTCAGGGCCCTGGACCAGGAGGACGGGGGCTGCAGATGCGCATGCCTGAAGCTGGCGAAGGCCGTGTGCAAGCTCAACCCTGCCCTGAACCGACTCAACGCCAGCCAGCTCACCAACGCCATCTTGTTGCTGTGCGAAAAAGAAGGCGACTGGACCCAAGACGCGCTGGCCGACCGCTTCCTTCAGCTGCTACGAGCGCTAGTGGGACACCTCGAAGCCGGGAGGCTGCCGTGTGCCCTCAGCCCTAAAGTTAACTTATTCTGCGAGCTGACTGCGCAGGAAGTGGACGAGCTGGGGTATACGCTCTACTGCGCCCTCTCAGATCCCGAGGGGCTGCTGAGAACTGCTGTGGCACAGCCGTCCGATCCTTGA
- the LOC121957047 gene encoding SUMO-conjugating enzyme UBC9-like: MSGIALSRLSQERKAWRKDHPFGFVAVPTKNPDGTMNLMNWECAIPGKKGTLWEGGLYKLRMLFKDDYPSSPPKCKFEPPIFHPNVYPSGTVCLSILEEDKDWRPAITIKQILLGIQELLNEPNIQDPAQAEAYTIYCQNRMDYEKRVRAQAKKFAPT; this comes from the exons ATGTCTGGCATCGCTCTTAGCAGACTGTCCCAGGAGCGCAAAGCCTGGAGAAAAGACCACCCATTT GGTTTTGTTGCAGTTCCCACCAAGAATCCCGATGGAACCATGAACCTGATGAACTGGGAATGTGCTATTCCAGGAAAGAAAGGA ACTTTATGGGAGGGAGGACTCTATAAACTCAGAATGCTGTTCAAAGATGACTACCCCTCCTCACCGCCCAAAT GCAAGTTTGAGCCGCCAATATTCCACCCAAATGTCTACCCATCCGGCACCGtgtgtctgtccatcctggaggAGGACAAAGACTGGAGGCCTGCCATCACCATCAAACAG atcCTGTTGGGTATCCAAGAGCTGCTGAACGAGCCCAACATTCAAGACCCAGCACAAGCAGAGGCTTACACAATTTACTG tcAGAACAGGATGGACTATGAGAAGCGGGTAAGGGCACAGGCCAAGAAGTTTGCCCCCACATAG
- the LOC121956311 gene encoding uncharacterized protein LOC121956311 yields MERTQQSEVFAASRIPGRSHDEIRVYPDSLHAIITCVGGVFPVDILWRPSTGGPLSARPLIDIYNQLSQVMDQPRAGKQNDPSEICSLSALERRAWATTREEILEQGGDAAASLGMMESAVLTLCLEDCDAPSELADTLNAVRLGGGGDRPYLRYYDKVVNLVVFKDSTAGMVFEHSAVDGMVAGLVTEHVYKLSETADLKVVHIDTEKVNGGQRGLYDAWINFSLQLSLRQTLGETAANHLLVTPTHMRHYKHGRCDPTYSLTMHSHKLVGALASCISQNNTIQYTTDLLRLFHLAFLEHKSLIKNTKSGQGVGPHLAALRRLLPSDNPIKKYLDPFGCPSVYLTGSDLAEDVECGVGNVYAQDQLAITYLGRRDKVRIVLNGKGSFALALEKLQKSLKVNIKLVMLLALRYAIACQMGGLECVLNQGQTEKMNGGTYHCPESSDNVDSTSGMSTDYTLVIHGGAGEEMMLNTEVIGVIEFALQTALTLGSHLLQQGGKSLDAVEKSVEALEDCFLFNAGKGSVFNKDGKNEMEATIVDGSAMRSGSVACVQSVKNPIKAARCVMEKSSHSLIVGDGAEEFLQGLEEKEKAVGPEYFYTDTRHRQLTAKLAVGNTSKNNHPQTVGAVALDRWSGLAAASSTGGLVGKLKGRVGDTAVVGAGIYADDKLAIACSGDGDVFLRHTVAQKIAGLYHHKGYSLREACREVVAENLDGICAGIVAVDNKGGAIIETNAGVMFVGSMIGGISRVEVLRPLKGLSNVIWETDDLIAYLDPNPWTPGSTILTRKALSGARSIFQLATPDFVAVLQGAKAVSSLLCERLGVQRCALVFNPTPDQPAQITLLPLHGLEPKWQPHLAQEEEFHPYDPGYCTSKSGPRWDDEALAQVQAKIRNGLPTPNAPSCFDFFGDASNDNLFSRIVRGEQQQWRVWEDSEHVAFLTPYPNTPGLTVVVPRKPLSSDIFKLEEADYKALILATYKVAQLLKEGMRARDVALIFEGFEIDYAHAKLIPLLPAPDGTKPAELQPESFQSYPGYVSSLHGLAADPEDLRKTHWRITQCRPPHSWQDPQSHSTLAIKSQWYRNLFQIQNTLFHSTVEYFHTSCQFSYALTPLTTDTISSPMGLGSDSEPVSVSLLGQDIYLADSMQFVLEYFLRFQEDLPGTYYISPSFRGEDPDATHLNQFYHVECELLGDMDNAISTAEGYLAHLTKSMLKKHSEMILNTAGTLEHVKAMLSKLDGKNPLPRIPLDQAIPMMPSADCLEWVQDGQPQFGRKLTRKGERVLIENYGGAVWLTEMDHLGVPFYQAYVEGTGRCKAKAADLLLGLGETVGLGERHSTPEMVQEALRHHTVPEQSYKWYINMRQVKPLLTSGWGMGTERYLCWLLQHDDIRDMHIIPRMKGMKYMP; encoded by the exons ATGGAACGCACACAACAGTCTGAGGTATTCGCTGCCAGCCGGATTCCTGGAAGGAGTCACGATGAGATTAGG GTTTACCCAGACAGCCTCCATGCCATCATCACCTGTGTGGGAGGAGTGTTCCCCGTGGACATACTGTGGCGTCCCAGCACTGGTGGGCCACTTTCTGCTCGACCGTTGATTGACATCTACAACCAGCTGTCTCAGGTGATGGATCAGCCCAGAGCAGGAAAACAGAATGATCCCTCTGAAATTTGCAGCCTCTCAGCTCTGGAGCGCAGAGCCTGGGCTACCACCAGAGAGGAGATCCTGGAACAAGGAGGGGACGCAGCGGCTTCATTAGGGATGATGGAGAGTGCTGTGCTGACACTTTGTCTGGAAGACTGTGACGCACCCTCTGAACTGGCTGATACTCTCAATGCAGTGAggctgggaggaggaggagacagaccATATCTGAGATACTATGACAAG GTGGTGAACCTGGTGGTGTTCAAGGACAGCACAGCTGGGATGGTGTTTGAGCACAGTGCTGTGGATGGGATGGTGGCTGGCCTTGTGACTGAGCATGTGTACAAACTGTCTGAGACTGCAGACTTAAAAGTAGTCCATATTGATACAGAAAAAGTGAATGG GGGCCAGAGAGGTCTGTATGATGCTTGGATCAACTTCTCTTTGCAGCTTTCCCTGAGGCAGACTCTTGGGGAAACTGCTGCCAATCACCTGCTTGTCACACCTACCCATATGCGCCACTACAAACATGGCCGTTGTGATCCTACGTACTCACTCACCATGCATTCTCACAAGTTAGTAGGTGCCTTAGCATCCTGCATCAGCCAAAATAACACAATCCAATACACAACTGATCTCCTACGCCTGTTCCATCTGGCATTTTTGGAGCATAAAAGcctcatcaaaaacacaaaaagtggtCAAGGAGTTGGTCCTCACCTAGCTGCCCTGCGTCGATTGTTGCCATCTGACAATCCAATTAAGAAGTACCTGGACCCCTTTGGATGTCCATCTGTGTACCTCACTGGTTCGGATCTGGCGGAGGATGTGGAATGTGGAGTAGGGAATGTTTATGCCCAAGATCAGCTGGCTATAACCTACCTTGGGAGGAGAGACAAGGTTCGCATTGTGCTTAATGGGAAAGGGAGCTTTGCTTTGGCACTGGAGAAGCTTCAAAAAAGCCTAAAGGTAAACATAAAGCTTGTAATGCTTCTAGCCCTAAGATACGCCATTGCATGCCAAATGGGAGGCCTGGAGTGTGTACTAAATCAGggtcaaacagagaaaatgaatgGAGGGACGTACCACTGTCCAGAAAGCTCAGACAATGTTGACTCCACCTCTGGCATGAGCACAGACTACACTCTGGTGATCCATGGTGGTGCAGGAGAGGAAATGATGCTGAACACTGAAGTGATCGGGGTTATTGAGTTTGCTCTACAGACAGCCTTAACCCTTGGATCCCACCTGCTCCAACAAGGTGGCAAGAGTCTGGACGCAGTTGAGAAGTCAGTAGAAGCTCTGGAGGACTGCTTCCTGTTCAATGCAGGTAAAGGCTCAGTGTTTAACAAAGATGGCAAAAATGAAATGGAGGCAACCATTGTGGATGGCAGTGCAATGAGATCAGGGTCTGTTGCTTGCGTGCAAAGTGTGAAGAACCCAATAAAAGCAGCCAGATGTGTCATGGAAAAAAGCTCACATTCACTCATTGTGGGAGACGGGGCTGAGGAGTTTCTGCAAGGgttggaggagaaggagaaggctGTTGGGCctgagtatttctacactgatACACGTCACAGACAGTTAACTGCAAAGCTCGCTGTTGGAAATACCTCGAAAAACAATCACCCTCAGACAGTTGGAGCTGTGGCCTTGGATCGTTGGAGCGGGTTGGCTGCTGCATCCTCCACAGGTGGGTTAGTAGGAAAGCTGAAAGGGCGAGTTGGGGATACAGCAGTAGTAGGGGCAGGAATATATGCTGATGACAAGTTAGCAATTGCCTGCTCTGGAGATGGAGATGTATTTCTGAGGCACACAGTTGCACAGAAAATAGCTGGTCTCTACCACCACAAAGGCTATAGCCTTAGGGAGGCATGCAGAGAAGTGGTGGCTGAAAATCTGGATGGGATCTGTGCAGGAATTGTTGCTGTGGACAACAAAGGTGGTGCCATCATTGAAACGAATGCTGGTGTGATGTTTGTGGGCTCAATGATTGGTGGCATTTCAAGAGTAGAGGTCCTAAGGCCCCTGAAGGGCCTCTCCAATGTGATCTGGGAAACAGATGACCTGATTGCCTACCTAGATCCCAACCCCTGGACCCCTGGATCAACCATTCTGACCAGAAAGGCTCTTAGTGGAGCAAGGAGCATCTTCCAGTTGGCTACACCTGATTTTGTGGCTGTGCTGCAAGGAGCAAAAGCTGTGTCAAGCTTGCTATGTGAGCGATTGGGAGTGCAGCGCTGTGCCTTGGTTTTCAATCCAACTCCTGATCAGCCAGCACAAATCACACTGCTCCCACTACATGGCCTAGAACCAAAGTGGCAGCCCCATCTTGCACAAGAGGAGGAATTCCACCCCTACGATCCTGGCTACTGCACCTCAAAAAGTGGCCCACGCTGGGATGATGAAGCACTAGCCCAGGTTCAAGCCAAAATTAGAAATGGACTGCCAACACCAAATGCACCCTCTTGCTTTGACTTCTTTGGAGATGCCTCCAATGATAACCTGTTCAGTCGCATTGTACGAGGAGAACAGCAGCAGTGGAGAGTGTGGGAAGACAGTGAGCATGTTGCCTTCCTGACACCATACCCAAACACTCCTGGACTAACTGTTGTGGTGCCGCGCAAACCCCTGTCCAGTGACATCTTCAAACTGGAAGAAGCTGACTACAAAGCACTGATCTTAGCCACATATAAAGTTGCCCAACTACTCAAAGAGGGGATGAGAGCTCGAGATGTTGCGCTGATCTTTGAGGGCTTTGAGATTGACTATGCTCATGCCAAGCTAATCCCTTTGTTACCTGCACCAGATGGCACTAAGCCTGCTGAGCTGCAACCAGAAAGCTTCCAAAGCTACCCTGGATATGTGTCATCACTTCATGGCCTGGCTGCTGACCCTGAGGACCTCAGAAAGACCCACTGGAGAATCACCCAGTGCAGGCCTCCTCATTCTTGGCAAGACCCTCAGTCCCACTCCACACTTGCCATCAAGAGCCAGTGGTACCGCAACCTGTTCCAGATTCAAAACACGCTTTTTCACAGCACAGTGGAATATTTCCACACTTCCTGCCAGTTCTCTTATGCTTTAACCCCTCTCACCACAGATACCATCTCTTCACCAATGGGCCTGGGATCTGACTCAGAACCAGTGTCTGTTAGCCTCCTGGGCCAGGACATCTACCTGGCTGACTCAATGCAATTTGTACTTGAATACTTCCTTCGCTTCCAAGAGGACCTGCCAGGGACATACTACATATCACCCAGCTTCAGAGGGGAAGATCCCGATGCCACACACTTGAACCAGTTCTACCACGTGGAATGTGAACTGTTGGGTGACATGGACAATGCCATTTCTACAGCAGAGGGGTACTTGGCTCATCTCACCAAGTCCATGTTGAAGAAACACTCTGAGATGATACTCAACACCGCCGGGACCCTTGAACATGTCAAAGCCATGCTGAGTAAGCTGGATGGGAAAAACCCTCTCCCAAGAATCCCTCTAGACCAGGCCATTCCCATGATGCCTTCGGCTGACTGCTTAGAGTGGGTTCAAGATGGGCAGCCACAGTTTGGTAGAAAGCTAACACGCAAAGGAGAGCGGGTCTTGATCGAGAACTACGGTGGTGCTGTTTGGCTGACTGAGATGGACCACCTAGGAGTTCCCTTCTATCAAGCGTATGTGGAGGGCACTGGGCGGTGCAAAGCCAAAGCTGCTGACCTTCTCCTTGGTCTTGGTGAGACTGTAGGTCTTGGTGAACGACATTCCACCCCTGAGATGGTGCAGGAAGCTCTCAGGCACCATACAGTGCCAGAACAGTCCTACAAATGGTACATCAACATGCGGCAAGTGAAACCACTCCTCACCAGTGGATGGGGCATGGGGACAGAGCGCTACTTGTGTTGGCTGCTTCAGCATGATGACATCAGAGATATGCATATCATTCCTCGGATGAAAGGAATGAAGTACATGCCCTGA
- the LOC121957083 gene encoding 3-mercaptopyruvate sulfurtransferase-like: MGLQTQALVSAKWLANMVNRNLVGPRLRVLDTSWYLPMMNRDGKKEFAQSHIPGASFFDIDECSDRTSKFDHMLPTEQFFSDYVGNLGIGNDSHVVVYDASDFGLFSCTRVWWMFRLFGHPQVSVLDGGFRSWVREGHPTSGAYTKPEAARFSATMNRSWVKSFEDITENISTQQFQVVDVRPHERFQGREPEPREGVQPGHIPGSKCMPFLEFLDDDGVMLSTEKLKKFFEKSQVDLKRPICGSCGSGVTACHMVLAAHLCGAPDAAVYDGSWYEWFTKAPPEHVVSEVKGKL, from the exons ATGGGGCTGCAAACTCAAGCTTTAGTTTCTGCAAAATGGCTTGCAAACATGGTCAACCGCAACCTTGTCGGACCCCGTCTGCGGGTCCTGGACACCTCCTGGTACCTCCCGATGATGAACCGAGACGGCAAGAAGGAATTTGCTCAATCTCACATCCCGGGGGCGTCTTTTTTCGACATCGACGAGTGCTCGGACAGGACCTCAAAGTTTGATCATATGCTCCCGACTGAGCAGTTTTTCTCCGACTACGTCGGGAATTTGGGCATTGGAAACGACAGCCATGTGGTTGTCTACGACGCCAGTGACTTTGGGTTGTTTTCCTGCACCAGGGTTTGGTGGATGTTCCGGTTGTTTGGCCACCCTCAGGTGTCGGTGCTGGACGGGGGTTTCAGGAGCTGGGTCAGGGAGGGTCACCCAACCTCAGGCGCGTACACCAAGCCGGAGGCCGCGCGCTTCAGCGCCACCATGAACCGCTCCTGGGTGAAGTCATTTGAGGACATAACGGAAAACATTTCCACTCAGCAGTTCCAGGTGGTGGATGTGAGGCCGCATGAGAGGTTCCAGGGGAGAGAACCAGAACCGAGGGAGG GTGTCCAACCAGGTCACATCCCCGGGTCCAAATGCATGCCGTTCCTTGAGTTTCTGGATGACGATGGCGTGATGCTGTCCACAGAGAAGCTGAAGAAATTCTTTGAGAAGTCACAGGTTGACCTGAAAAGGCCAATCTGTGGATCCTGCGGCTCCGGCGTGACCGCCTGTCACATGGTGCTGGCCGCCCACCTGTGCGGCGCCCCGGACGCAGCTGTGTACGATGGATCCTGGTATGAGTGGTTCACCAAGGCTCCGCCGGAGCATGTCGTCTCCGAGGTCAAAGGCAAGCTCTGA